TGATTGAACACCACACGCCGCATGTCGAAACCTCCGTGTATCAAAGAATGCCCGAGTGTAGTAGTCCATGGCGCTGCTTAGCTACCTTGCGCGTATCGGGACTACACGGTCAGGTGCAAACTCTTGGTCAACAAAACGCAAAATCGCCCGTTGATCGCAGACTCGCCCGACAGATTTGCGCGCTGGAATGTGGATAATGGCAATACGACAGCTTTACCGCGAACCAACCGGTACATTTCATTGCGCAAAATGTAACCAACATTTGCTACACGCCCGCCGCACCGGGATAATGCGCGCCACTCGGCGTTCAGCGCCTCGTTAGGTCGGGCGCATATTTGTGCGACTCACCGCGTCAAGGAAAGCCCGCAGGGGCGGGATGAATCTCAGTGATCAACTTCAACATCGCCCAATGGCGCGCATGGGCCCCTGGGCTCGAAAGCGTGGACGATTGGCGGGCATGGTGCCGACAACCGGTCGCGCCTACCTGCAGCGATGCCGCCCCCGACGTGTCGTTTCTGCCGGCCATGCAGCGCCGGCGACTCAGCCGACTGGCGCGGATGGCGTTCAGTGTTGGCTGGCCACTGGCCGATGGTCGGCAGGACCTACCGTTGGTCTTTATTTCCCGTCACGGCGAAACCCCGCGCACCTTCGATATTCTCAGCGATCTGGCCGCCGATCAGCCGCTGTCGCCGACCCAGTTCAGCCTCTCGGTGCACAACGCCGTTATTGGCCTGTGGTCGATCATGCGCGGCGAAACCAGTGAAATGACCGCCCTCGCCGCTGCCGGCGATGGCCTTGAACACGGCATGCTTGAGGCTGCGGCGCTGCTTTCGGAGGGCGCACCCGCCGTGCTGCTGGTGGTCACCGAAGAACAACCGCCGCAAGCTTATTCGGCGTGGATCGACGATGTGCCGTTCCCTTACGCCGTTGGCCTGTTGATCACCACCGGCGACGATTGGCAGCTGTCGTTGAGCAGCAATCCGCAGCAATTACCGAAAACCCACTGGCCCCATGCCCTGAATCTCTTGCGTACCCTGCTCGGCCAGCAGTCAACCTGCCAACATGCCTGGAAAAATCGTGTATGGACCTGGCAACGCAACCCGTAACCGGAAAAAACCGCGACGCCTACTATTGGCGTTTGCTGGCCACCGCCGCGAGCTTCGCCCTCTTCGGGTTGGGTGGGCTGTGCCTGCGATTGCTGGTTTTTCCCTTGCTCGGCTGCCTGCCCGGCGATGCCGCGACGCATCGGCTGCGGGCGCGCAAGACCGTCAGTCGCTGCTTCTGGTTTTTCGTGCGTTTCATGGCCCGCGCAGGCGTGCTGACTTACGACATTCAAGGCGCGGAAAAACTGGGCCGGCCGGGGCAAATGATCATCGCCAACCACCCGTCGCTGATCGACGTGGTGTTTCTGATCGGTCTGGTGCGCCACACCAATTGCGTGGTGAAAAAGAGCCTGTGGGAAAACCCGTTCACCCGTGGCCCGTTGCGCAGCACCGAATACATCAGCAACGACGGCAGCATGGACATGCTCGACGCCGCGGCCGACGCGTTGAAAAGCGGCCAGACCCTGATCATTTTCCCCGAAGGCACGCGCACCCAGCCCGGCCAGCCACCGGCCTTTCATCGGGGTGGCGCGGCCATTGCCCTGCGCGGTGCGAAAATCCTCACACCAGTGATTATCAAGGTCAGCCCGACCACCCTGACCAAAGCCGAACCCTGGTATCGCATCCCGAAACGGCGCGTGCACTTCAGTTTCCGTGTCGGGGCCGATATAGACCCACAGACCTTCGCCGCGCAAGGCCCTGCCCCGCAAGCCTCGCGCAAGCTCAACGATTATTTGCACACCTACTTTATTAAGGAGCTCGCCGAAGATGAGCGATCTGCACACCAATAGCCTCGAGCAGGATATTAAAGAACTGATCATCGAAGCCCTCGGCCTCGAAGACATCAGTGCCGACGACATCGGCAACGACCAGACCCTGTTTGGCGAAGGCTTGGGCCTGGATTCGGTCGACGCTCTGGAACTGGGTCTGGCGATCCAGAAAAAGTACGGCATCAAGATCGACGCCGATGCCAAAGACACGCGCAACCATTTCAGCAACGTGGCGAGCCTTGCGGCGTTCGTCACCGCAAAACAGGCAGCTTGAGACCGGACCATGCAAACTCGTGATGACATTTTCAACACCCTGCGCGATGCCTTGGTCGAACTCTTCGAGCTGGAGCCCGAGCGCGTCAGCCTCGACGCCAACCTGTATCAGGACCTGGAAATCGACAGCATTGACGCGGTCGACCTGATCGACCACATCAAGCGCCAGACCGGCAAAAAGATCGCTGCCGAAGAATTCAAATCGGTGCGTACCGTCCGCGATGTGGTCGAGGCGGTTTACCGTCTGGTTCAACCCGCCGCATGAGCCGAGTGATCGGCCTCGGCCTGCTGCTGGCGGGCCTGCTGTACCCCTTTGCGGTGTATTTCGGCATGGAGCACTTTGCCCCGTGGCAATTTGGCCTGCTGCTCGGCAGCCTGTGGCTGGCGCGCGCGCTGACCGGCGTGCGCCGGCCCGGCAGCCTGTGGATGGCCATC
The window above is part of the Pseudomonas prosekii genome. Proteins encoded here:
- a CDS encoding phosphopantetheine-binding protein; amino-acid sequence: MSDLHTNSLEQDIKELIIEALGLEDISADDIGNDQTLFGEGLGLDSVDALELGLAIQKKYGIKIDADAKDTRNHFSNVASLAAFVTAKQAA
- a CDS encoding beta-ketoacyl synthase chain length factor; translation: MSVINFNIAQWRAWAPGLESVDDWRAWCRQPVAPTCSDAAPDVSFLPAMQRRRLSRLARMAFSVGWPLADGRQDLPLVFISRHGETPRTFDILSDLAADQPLSPTQFSLSVHNAVIGLWSIMRGETSEMTALAAAGDGLEHGMLEAAALLSEGAPAVLLVVTEEQPPQAYSAWIDDVPFPYAVGLLITTGDDWQLSLSSNPQQLPKTHWPHALNLLRTLLGQQSTCQHAWKNRVWTWQRNP
- a CDS encoding lysophospholipid acyltransferase family protein; its protein translation is MDLATQPVTGKNRDAYYWRLLATAASFALFGLGGLCLRLLVFPLLGCLPGDAATHRLRARKTVSRCFWFFVRFMARAGVLTYDIQGAEKLGRPGQMIIANHPSLIDVVFLIGLVRHTNCVVKKSLWENPFTRGPLRSTEYISNDGSMDMLDAAADALKSGQTLIIFPEGTRTQPGQPPAFHRGGAAIALRGAKILTPVIIKVSPTTLTKAEPWYRIPKRRVHFSFRVGADIDPQTFAAQGPAPQASRKLNDYLHTYFIKELAEDERSAHQ
- a CDS encoding acyl carrier protein; amino-acid sequence: MQTRDDIFNTLRDALVELFELEPERVSLDANLYQDLEIDSIDAVDLIDHIKRQTGKKIAAEEFKSVRTVRDVVEAVYRLVQPAA